From Arvicanthis niloticus isolate mArvNil1 chromosome 22, mArvNil1.pat.X, whole genome shotgun sequence, the proteins below share one genomic window:
- the LOC143436434 gene encoding olfactory receptor 6C6-like: MKNQSIEIVFILLGLTDDPQLQILIFLFMFFNYILSLMGNLVIIFLTLLDLRLKTPMYFFLRNFSFLEIAFTTACIPRFLMSILTGDKTITYNACVAQLFFLFLLLITEFYLLAAMSYDRYVAICRPLHYPIIMNNKVCHLLVISCWVTGFLSIFPPLMLGLKLEFCASKTVDHFLCDTSPVLQLSCTDTRFIEWMAFVLAIMTLIITLILVILSYTLIIKTILKFPSAQQRRKAFSTCSSHMVVVSITYGSCIFMYMKTSAKERVALNKGVAVLNTSVAPLLNPFIYTLRNQQVKDTFKQVLHRLCYSQTVK; the protein is encoded by the coding sequence atgaaaaacCAGTCAATAGAGATTGTGTTCATTTTGCTTGGACTGACAGATGACCCTCAGCTACAAATTTTGATTTTCCTGTTTATGTTTTTCAATTACATCTTGAGCCTGATGGGGAACTTAGTAATTATCTTCCTCACTCTGCTGGATCTCCGCCTCAAGACTCCAATGTACTTCTTTCTGCGGAATTTTTCCTTCTTGGAAATTGCATTCACAACTGCCTGCATTCCACGATTCTTGATGAGCATTCTCACTGGAGACAAAACAATTACCTACAATGCTTGTGTAGCTCaattgttcttcctttttctattaCTTATCACAGAGTTCTACCTCCTGGCTGCCAtgtcctatgaccgctatgtaGCCATCTGTAGACCACTGCACTACCCCATCATCATGAATAACAAAGTGTGCCACCTACTAGTTATCAGCTGCTGGGTGACTGGGTTTTTATCCATATTCCCCCCTTTGATGTTAGGACTCAAACTGGAATTCTGTGCTTCCAAAACTGTAGATCACTTCCTGTGTGACACTTCTCCTGTCCTGCAGCTGTCTTGCACAGATACACGTTTCATAGAGTGGATGGCTTTTGTCTTAGCTATAATGACACTAATCATCACCTTGATTTTAGTGATTCTCTCCTACACACTCATCATCAAAACCATCCTAAAGTTTCCTTCAGCTCAACAACGAAGAAAGGCCTTTTCCACCTGCTCTTCACACATGGTTGTAGTCTCCATTACTTATGGGAGTTGTATCTTCATGTACATGAAAACATCAGCCAAGGAGAGGGTGGCTTTAAATAAAGGTGTAGCTGTACTCAACACCTCTGTGGCCCCTTTGCTAAACCCTTTCATTTACACCTTAAGGAACCAGCAGGTAAAGGACACTTTCAAGCAGGTGCTTCACAGATTGTGTTATTCTCAAACAGTGAAATAA
- the LOC143435748 gene encoding olfactory receptor 6C74-like, whose amino-acid sequence MFLQTKPLWNSRRDSSYHLQVFTKRTCQSLIFARLQKSRSHIDMRNHTLVTTFILLGLTEDPKWQIVIFLFLLITYVLSITGNLTIILLTLLDSHLKTPMYFFLQKFSFLEISLTSTCIPRFLVSIVTMDKTISVEACFTQLFAAFIFGIAQFFLLAVMSYDRYVAICKPLHYTTIMNNRVCTLLFGSCCLIALLAICPGVIVSLGLEFCDTIIEHFFCDYSPILKLSCNDTTFMQLVNFIFAIIILLITLALVMFSYGKIISTILRFPSAQQKKKAFSTCSSHMVVVSISYSSCIFMYIKISAEERISLNKGIAILTLALAPVLNPFIYTLRNKQVKEALKDIIKKCTSATSK is encoded by the coding sequence GATTCTTCATATCACCTTCAAGTCTTTACAAAAAGAACCTGTCAATCATTAATTTTTGCAAGGCTGCAAAAATCTAGAAGTCATATAGACATGAGAAATCACACATTGGTGACAACCTTTATTCTTCTGGGATTGACAGAAGACCCAAAGTGGCAAATTGTAATCTTCCTTTTTCTACTTATAACATATGTGCTTAGCATTACTGGAAATCTTACCATTATCCTCCTCACCCTGCTGGATTCCCACCTCAAAACTCCCATGTATTTCTTCCTTCAGAAGTTTTCCttcttagaaatctctctgacaTCTACCTGCATCCCTAGGTTCCTGGTCAGCATAGTAACCATGGATAAAACTATTTCAGTGGAAGCTTGCTTCACACAGTTATTTGCTGCCTTTATCTTTGGAATAGCACAGTTTTTCTTGCTGGCTGTCAtgtcctatgaccgctatgtggccatttgTAAACCCCTTCATTATACAACCATCATGAACAACAGAGTCTGTACATTGCTGTTTGGCAGCTGCTGTTTAATTGCTTTGCTTGCCATCTGCCCTGGAGTCATTGTGAGTCTGGGTTTGGAATTCTGTGATACTATTATTGAGCACTTTTTTTGTGATTACTCCCCCATCTTGAAGCTTTCCTGTAATGACACAACGTTCATGCAACTGGTCAATTTCATTTTTGCCATCATTATTCTCCTGATTACCTTGGCACTAGTGATGTTCTCTTATGGGAAAATCATAAGTACAATTCTGAGGTTCCCCTCCGCCCAGCAGAAGAAAAAGGCCTTCTCCACTTGTTCCTCGCACATGGTTGTTGTCTCCATCTCTTACAGCAGCTGCATTTTTATGTACATCAAAATTTCTGCTGAGGAGAGAATATCTTTAAATAAGGGGATTGCCATACTCACTCTTGCACTTGCACCTGTACTAAACCCTTTTATATACACCCTAAGAAATAAGCAAGTCAAAGAAGCCCTAAAGGACATCATTAAAAAATGTACCTCAGCTACTTCAAAGTAA